In Candidatus Dadabacteria bacterium, one genomic interval encodes:
- a CDS encoding autotransporter domain-containing protein, translating to MPTTRQQISQHLSGSSAGPDALYMIWGGANDISAVAGENQSDPQNALEDTLKAAEAYIDQIRGLQDAGARYVVVLNLPDRGKTLSARRGGAAAAAGLSALTRAYNEALDTGLASLERGIIPVNVSALMDEITENPGNYGFTNTDDIACAPGSNPLRPGGGLESLVCGPTDSGYLSPPKTDETYLFADDSHPSGAVHAAVANTVISTLAAPVQVSLGGEAGVEVARAHRDAVFTERMLYLGSDRSAGKWHSYARGLIGRHNLESLPHLGKTQAEMHVLTLGTDYRIGDGLYLGAALSLGNHDNDLSGASIDSIVVTGSLHGTLVYDVFYLSGAFNGGRTSIDINRSIRLGAALRAEHGSTSSYQFGTDVEVGWVSSTSERYRHNLFLGLGWLNQKIDGYSEIGSMSTSMNFSDFERDSLLARAGYQFKGNLGLGERLLPYLRVSYERELNDDSVSVTAGSNTMSGRFTLPGFKPPNEWVNAGGGLTANIGSRTKTFVGYSGGFGNDSNLNHEFSLGVHMTF from the coding sequence GTGCCCACGACGCGGCAGCAGATCAGCCAGCATCTCTCGGGCTCAAGCGCGGGTCCAGACGCGCTCTACATGATCTGGGGCGGCGCAAACGACATAAGCGCCGTAGCCGGGGAGAACCAGTCTGATCCCCAGAACGCTCTTGAAGACACGTTGAAAGCGGCGGAAGCATACATAGATCAGATCCGAGGCCTCCAGGACGCCGGCGCGCGTTACGTCGTGGTGCTGAACCTGCCCGACCGCGGAAAAACCTTAAGCGCCCGGCGCGGCGGAGCCGCGGCCGCGGCAGGACTCTCAGCCCTGACCCGCGCCTACAACGAAGCGCTGGACACGGGTCTTGCTTCTCTGGAGCGCGGAATCATTCCCGTAAATGTCTCCGCCCTGATGGACGAGATAACTGAAAATCCCGGAAACTACGGATTCACAAACACCGATGATATAGCCTGCGCTCCCGGTTCAAACCCCCTGCGCCCTGGCGGCGGACTGGAGTCACTGGTATGCGGCCCGACCGACTCAGGCTACCTCTCACCTCCCAAAACTGACGAGACTTATCTTTTCGCGGACGATTCCCATCCCAGCGGAGCGGTTCACGCGGCGGTTGCAAACACGGTAATCTCCACCCTCGCGGCCCCGGTCCAGGTATCGCTTGGAGGGGAGGCAGGAGTGGAAGTTGCTAGGGCGCACCGCGACGCCGTATTTACGGAGCGGATGCTTTATCTCGGGTCTGACCGCTCGGCCGGGAAATGGCACAGCTACGCGAGGGGCCTGATAGGCAGACACAATCTCGAATCCCTGCCCCATCTGGGCAAAACGCAGGCCGAAATGCATGTGCTCACCCTGGGCACCGACTACCGCATCGGGGATGGGCTTTACCTGGGCGCGGCATTGAGCCTTGGGAACCACGACAATGATCTCTCGGGCGCAAGCATTGACAGCATCGTTGTGACAGGCTCGCTGCACGGCACCCTTGTTTACGACGTTTTTTACCTAAGCGGCGCCTTTAACGGGGGCAGGACATCTATTGACATCAACCGTTCGATCCGGCTCGGAGCGGCGCTACGCGCGGAGCATGGCTCCACAAGCTCCTATCAGTTCGGAACCGATGTTGAAGTGGGCTGGGTTTCGAGCACATCCGAGAGATACAGACATAATCTGTTCCTGGGACTCGGATGGCTTAATCAGAAAATCGACGGCTACAGTGAAATCGGCTCCATGTCCACCTCGATGAACTTCTCGGACTTTGAACGCGACTCCCTACTTGCGAGAGCGGGTTATCAGTTCAAGGGAAATCTAGGTCTAGGCGAAAGGCTGTTGCCATACCTCCGCGTGTCTTACGAGAGAGAGCTTAATGACGATTCCGTCTCGGTTACCGCGGGATCGAACACCATGTCCGGCCGCTTTACTCTCCCGGGTTTCAAACCGCCGAATGAATGGGTAAACGCCGGCGGCGGCCTTACTGCCAACATCGGCAGCCGGACGAAAACTTTCGTCGGCTACTCCGGGGGCTTTGGCAACGACTCCAACCTCAACCATGAGTTCAGTCTCGGAGTGCACATGACATTCTAG
- the nadA gene encoding quinolinate synthase NadA, which produces MDSLHDIPEEIDRLRREKNAVILAHNYQIPEIQDLADYTGDSLGLSQKASETDAEIIIFCGVHFMAETASIISPDKKVLIPDPEAGCSLAETINLEQLKKWKSEHPDALVVSYVNTSAAVKSETDYCVTSSNAVKIVESIPRDREILFLPDMFLGAFVSKVTGRKIHIWPGECHVHAGIRPKDIRRIKESYPNAEMIVHPECGCTTSFLHSAAGDDELAREIKFFSTGKMIDYTRNSDTPEFVVATETGILHTLRKQSPEKEFYPAKADAVCEYMKMITVDKVLNSLREEVYEVRVPEDIARKAKKSIDRMLYISAQ; this is translated from the coding sequence ATGGACAGCTTACATGATATTCCAGAAGAGATAGACAGGCTTAGAAGGGAAAAAAATGCGGTAATTCTGGCCCATAACTACCAGATACCCGAAATTCAGGACCTTGCCGACTACACGGGGGATTCCTTGGGTCTCTCGCAGAAGGCTTCTGAAACCGACGCGGAAATCATCATCTTCTGCGGGGTTCACTTCATGGCCGAAACCGCTTCCATAATCTCCCCCGACAAGAAGGTGCTTATCCCCGACCCCGAGGCGGGCTGCTCCCTTGCCGAGACCATAAATCTGGAACAGCTCAAAAAATGGAAATCCGAACACCCGGACGCACTCGTTGTTTCTTATGTTAACACCTCGGCCGCCGTCAAGTCTGAGACCGACTACTGCGTTACTTCCTCAAACGCCGTCAAGATAGTGGAGTCCATCCCCAGGGACAGGGAGATACTTTTTCTGCCTGACATGTTCCTGGGAGCTTTCGTCTCCAAGGTTACGGGCAGAAAGATTCATATCTGGCCCGGGGAATGCCACGTGCACGCGGGAATACGGCCTAAGGACATAAGGAGAATAAAGGAGTCCTATCCCAACGCGGAGATGATAGTTCACCCCGAGTGCGGCTGTACCACGTCTTTTCTTCATTCCGCAGCCGGGGATGACGAGCTTGCAAGGGAGATAAAGTTTTTCTCTACGGGAAAGATGATTGACTACACCCGCAATTCCGACACCCCAGAGTTCGTGGTCGCCACTGAAACCGGGATTCTTCACACTCTCAGGAAACAGAGCCCCGAGAAGGAGTTCTATCCCGCCAAGGCCGACGCGGTCTGCGAGTACATGAAGATGATAACGGTTGATAAGGTGCTCAATTCCCTAAGGGAGGAAGTCTACGAGGTCAGGGTTCCCGAGGATATTGCTCGGAAGGCCAAGAAATCGATAGACAGGATGCTTTACATCTCGGCTCAGTGA
- the nadB gene encoding L-aspartate oxidase — MSAEIIDVECDFLVVGGGLAGLYAAVCASSLGRCVVVTKQTLVQSNSYWAQGGIAAAVDPEDSPVFHKEDTIAAGRGLCDGRAVQILVEEGRERVTDLINLGMKFDSDDSGLLLGLEGGHSKRRVLHAGGDSTGKEMIEFLISFVSSSESVAILELVTVTDIISDGERCYGVWGYDEGRESYVRISSPCTIVATGGASALYSRTTNPEGASGEGISLAWRAGAEISDMEFVQFHPTVFSGKKGDAFLLTEAIRGEGAYLLNARGERFMEHYSSLLELAPRDVVSKAIHSEMRFCGEDYVYLDLSHMDPEFVRKRFSNIDRLCRDSGFDLAKDRIPVAPAAHYTIGGVRTSLMGETNIEGLYACGEVSNTGVHGANRLASNSLLECMVFAKRCVDSASGRRHTGNITGGFEGFMLADTREADAGFFNEAKDMIIGGMSKHLGIVRELEGMEEFVARLEEISSETEGVPGWFGFKLGTMLDVCLLVARAALLRKESRGAHMRSDYPEENSDYEKHLVFRKDLET, encoded by the coding sequence ATGAGCGCAGAAATTATTGACGTCGAGTGCGATTTTCTTGTTGTGGGCGGGGGGCTTGCGGGTCTCTACGCCGCGGTGTGCGCGTCTTCCCTTGGCCGGTGCGTGGTGGTGACCAAGCAGACCCTCGTGCAAAGCAATTCATACTGGGCTCAGGGAGGAATCGCGGCTGCGGTCGACCCCGAGGACTCGCCCGTCTTTCACAAGGAGGACACGATTGCCGCGGGAAGAGGGCTTTGCGATGGCCGCGCCGTGCAGATCCTGGTCGAGGAGGGAAGGGAGAGGGTCACGGACCTCATAAACCTCGGCATGAAGTTTGATTCCGACGACAGCGGTCTTCTGCTCGGCCTCGAGGGAGGGCACTCGAAAAGAAGAGTCCTTCACGCGGGAGGCGACTCGACGGGAAAGGAGATGATCGAGTTCCTCATCTCTTTTGTAAGTTCAAGCGAGTCGGTAGCCATTCTTGAGCTTGTCACCGTTACCGACATAATCTCGGACGGAGAGAGATGCTACGGCGTCTGGGGTTACGACGAGGGGAGGGAAAGCTACGTGAGAATTTCTTCTCCCTGCACCATAGTTGCCACCGGCGGCGCGAGCGCCCTTTACAGTAGGACCACCAATCCGGAAGGGGCCTCAGGGGAAGGCATATCGCTTGCCTGGAGAGCGGGAGCCGAGATTTCCGACATGGAGTTCGTTCAGTTCCACCCCACTGTTTTCAGCGGCAAAAAAGGCGACGCCTTTCTTCTCACCGAGGCGATAAGGGGGGAGGGAGCCTATCTCCTTAACGCCCGGGGCGAAAGGTTCATGGAACACTACAGTTCCCTCCTTGAACTTGCGCCGAGAGACGTGGTCTCAAAGGCGATTCACAGCGAGATGAGGTTCTGCGGAGAAGACTATGTGTATCTCGATCTCTCCCATATGGATCCCGAATTCGTAAGGAAAAGGTTCTCTAACATAGACAGGCTCTGCAGGGATTCGGGTTTTGATCTTGCCAAAGACCGCATCCCCGTTGCTCCCGCCGCCCATTACACCATAGGCGGGGTAAGGACCAGTCTCATGGGAGAGACGAACATAGAGGGTCTTTACGCCTGCGGAGAGGTTTCAAACACCGGCGTCCACGGCGCCAACCGCCTTGCGAGCAATTCCCTTCTCGAGTGCATGGTGTTTGCCAAGAGGTGTGTCGACAGCGCGTCCGGCAGGCGGCATACGGGGAACATTACCGGGGGTTTCGAAGGCTTTATGCTTGCCGATACCAGGGAAGCCGATGCCGGATTTTTCAACGAAGCCAAGGATATGATAATCGGGGGGATGAGTAAACATCTCGGGATAGTGAGAGAACTGGAGGGCATGGAGGAATTCGTCGCGCGGCTCGAGGAGATTTCCTCGGAAACCGAAGGCGTTCCCGGATGGTTTGGCTTTAAGCTCGGGACGATGCTCGATGTGTGTCTGCTCGTTGCGCGCGCAGCTCTTTTGAGGAAGGAGTCGCGGGGAGCCCATATGAGATCTGATTATCCGGAGGAGAACTCGGATTATGAAAAACACCTGGTTTTCAGGAAGGACCTGGAGACCTAA
- the nadC gene encoding carboxylating nicotinate-nucleotide diphosphorylase — protein MNTHENYPQEVDAVLELSLREDIGSGDVTTGSIVPEDAVLTGEVRAKGIGVVSGLGLSCAVFRKLDPDCVWEEIVHDGDRVSPGDALARVAGRARAILSAERTALNILQKMSGISTLTSFFVEAVVGSGVKIKDTRKTLPGLRWISKYAVAVGGGHNHRAGLYDGVLIKDNHIKAAGSIAAAVERARRNVGEDFPIEVETKTMEQVKEAVSCGVDVIMLDNMDIREIGEAVRLIDRRGLVEVSGGVTLENVREMAQSGVDFISVGALTHSAPCLDISFDVLES, from the coding sequence ATGAATACGCACGAAAATTACCCGCAGGAAGTTGACGCCGTCTTGGAGCTTTCCCTTCGGGAGGATATAGGGAGCGGAGACGTTACGACCGGGAGCATAGTTCCCGAGGACGCCGTTTTAACCGGAGAAGTGCGTGCGAAGGGGATCGGCGTGGTTTCGGGACTGGGACTTTCCTGTGCCGTTTTCCGGAAGCTTGACCCGGACTGCGTGTGGGAGGAGATTGTCCATGACGGGGACAGGGTTTCCCCGGGAGACGCTCTAGCCCGCGTTGCGGGCAGGGCAAGGGCGATTCTTTCGGCGGAGCGGACCGCCCTTAACATACTTCAGAAAATGAGCGGCATCTCGACTCTCACTTCTTTTTTCGTTGAGGCCGTAGTCGGCTCCGGAGTGAAGATAAAAGACACGAGAAAAACCCTTCCGGGACTCAGGTGGATCAGCAAATACGCCGTGGCGGTCGGCGGGGGGCATAATCACCGCGCCGGGCTTTACGACGGAGTGCTCATAAAGGACAACCATATAAAGGCGGCCGGGAGCATAGCGGCGGCGGTCGAGAGGGCTAGGCGGAACGTCGGGGAGGATTTCCCCATAGAGGTCGAGACCAAAACCATGGAGCAGGTGAAGGAGGCGGTTTCCTGCGGCGTTGACGTCATAATGCTTGACAACATGGACATCCGGGAAATCGGGGAGGCCGTGCGTCTGATAGACCGCCGCGGGCTTGTCGAGGTCTCCGGCGGAGTTACCCTTGAGAACGTTAGGGAGATGGCGCAAAGCGGAGTCGATTTCATATCTGTCGGAGCTCTTACTCACTCGGCTCCGTGTTTAGATATTTCTTTTGATGTGTTAGAATCATGA